The following proteins are co-located in the Ailuropoda melanoleuca isolate Jingjing chromosome 13, ASM200744v2, whole genome shotgun sequence genome:
- the MLX gene encoding max-like protein X isoform X2, which yields MTEPGASPDDPWVKASPAGAHAGEGGAGRARARGGAGRRGDSLQSPKFPPPSGPRGCREDSSHPVRAKVEYAYSDNSLDPGLFVESTRKGSVVSRANSIGSTSASSVPNTDDEDSDYHHESYKESYKDRRRRAHTQAEQKRRDAIKRGYDDLQTIVPTCQQQDFSIGSQKLSKAIVLQKTIDYIQFLHKEKKKQEEEVSMLRKDVTALKIMKVNYEQIVKAHQDNPHEGEDQVSDQVKFNVFQGIMDSLFQSFNASISVASFQELSACVFSWIEEHCKPQTLREIVVGVLHQLKNQLY from the exons ATGACGGAGCCGGGCGCCTCTCCGGACGACCCCTGGGTCAAGGCAAGCCCCGCGGGCGCGCACGCCGGCGAGGGGGGGGCGGGTCGGGCTCGTGCACGTGGGGGGGCCGGAAGACGAGGGGATTCCTTGCAGTCCCCAAAGTTCCCCCCGCCCTCCGGGCCCCGGGGCTGCAGAGAAGACAGCTCTCACCCCGTGCGTGCCAAG GTGGAATATGCCTACAGCGACAACAGCCTGGACCCCG GGCTTTTTGTAGAAAGTACCCGAAAGGGGAGTGTAGTGTCCAGAGCTAATAGCATCGGTTCCACCAGTGCCTCTTCCGTCCCCAATACAG ATGACGAGGACAGCGATTACCACCACGAGTCCTACAAGGAGTCCTACAAGGACCGGCGGCGGCGAGCACATACGCAGGCTGAGCAGAAGAGGAGGGATGCCATCAAG AGAGGCTATGATGACCTTCAGACCATCGTCCCCACCTGCCAGCAGCAGGACTTCTCCATTGGCTCCCAAAAGCTCAGCAAAGCCATCGTTCTACAGAAGA ccaTTGACTACATCCAGTTTTTgcacaaggagaagaaaaagcaggaggaggaggtgTCCATGCTACGCAAGGACGTCACGGCCCTAAAGATCATGAAAGT GAACTACGAGCAGATCGTGAAGGCACACCAGGACAACCCCCATGAGGGGGAGGACCAGGTCTCTGACCAGGTCAAGTTCAATGTGTTTCAAGGCATCATGGACTCCCTGTTCCAGTCCTTCAACGCCTCCATCTCCGTGGCCAGCTTCCAGGAGCTGTCAGCCTGTGTCTTCAGCTGGATCGAGGAGCACTGTAAGCCTCAG ACGCTGCGGGAGATCGTGGTTGGCGTCCTGCACCAGCTGAAGAACCAGCTGTACTGA
- the PSMC3IP gene encoding homologous-pairing protein 2 homolog, which yields MSKGRAEAAAGAPGILLRYLQDQNRPYSAQDVFGNLQREHGLGKAAVVKALEQLAQQGKIKEKTYGKQKIYFADQDQFAMVSDADLQGLDAQIVALAAKVQSLQQSCRHMEAELKDLTSALTTPEMQKEIQDLKKECDGYRERLKNIKAATNHVTPEEKEQVHRDRQKYCREWRKRKRMATELSDAILEGYPKSKKQFFEEVGIETDEDYNVKLPDP from the exons ATGAGTAAAGGCCGGGCGGAGGCCGCGGCGGGAG CCCCCGGGATCCTCCTGAGGTACCTGCAGGACCAGAACCGGCCCTACAGCGCCCAGGACGTGTTCGGGAACCTGCAGCGGGAGCACGGACTGGGCAAGG cggcggTGGTGAAGGCGCTGGAGCAGCTGGCCCAACAAGGCAAAATCAAAGAGAAGACGTACGGCAAGCAGAAGATCTATTTCGCGGACCAG GACCAGTTTGCCATGGTGAGTGATGCTGACCTCCAAGGCCTGGATGCCCAGATCGTGGCCCTTGCTGCTAAGGTGCAGAGCTTACAGCAGAGCTGCCGCCACATGGAGGCGG AACTGAAGGACTTAACCAGTGCCCTGACCACACCGGAGATGCAGAAAGAGATCCAGGACTTGAAGAAGGAATGTGATGGCTacagagagagactgaagaaTATAAAAGCAGCCACCAACCACGTGACtccagaagagaaagagcag GTGCACAGAGACCGGCAGAAGTACTGCAGGGAGTGGAGGAAGCGGAAGAGGATG GCGACAGAGCTGTCTGATGCAATTCTGGAAGGATACCCCAAAAGCAAGAAGCAGTTCTTT GAGGAAGTTGGGATAGAGACCGATGAAGATTACAACGTGAAGCTCCCAGACCCTTGA
- the MLX gene encoding max-like protein X isoform X5, translated as MTEPGASPDDPWVKVEYAYSDNSLDPDDEDSDYHHESYKESYKDRRRRAHTQAEQKRRDAIKRGYDDLQTIVPTCQQQDFSIGSQKLSKAIVLQKTIDYIQFLHKEKKKQEEEVSMLRKDVTALKIMKVNYEQIVKAHQDNPHEGEDQVSDQVKFNVFQGIMDSLFQSFNASISVASFQELSACVFSWIEEHCKPQTLREIVVGVLHQLKNQLY; from the exons ATGACGGAGCCGGGCGCCTCTCCGGACGACCCCTGGGTCAAG GTGGAATATGCCTACAGCGACAACAGCCTGGACCCCG ATGACGAGGACAGCGATTACCACCACGAGTCCTACAAGGAGTCCTACAAGGACCGGCGGCGGCGAGCACATACGCAGGCTGAGCAGAAGAGGAGGGATGCCATCAAG AGAGGCTATGATGACCTTCAGACCATCGTCCCCACCTGCCAGCAGCAGGACTTCTCCATTGGCTCCCAAAAGCTCAGCAAAGCCATCGTTCTACAGAAGA ccaTTGACTACATCCAGTTTTTgcacaaggagaagaaaaagcaggaggaggaggtgTCCATGCTACGCAAGGACGTCACGGCCCTAAAGATCATGAAAGT GAACTACGAGCAGATCGTGAAGGCACACCAGGACAACCCCCATGAGGGGGAGGACCAGGTCTCTGACCAGGTCAAGTTCAATGTGTTTCAAGGCATCATGGACTCCCTGTTCCAGTCCTTCAACGCCTCCATCTCCGTGGCCAGCTTCCAGGAGCTGTCAGCCTGTGTCTTCAGCTGGATCGAGGAGCACTGTAAGCCTCAG ACGCTGCGGGAGATCGTGGTTGGCGTCCTGCACCAGCTGAAGAACCAGCTGTACTGA
- the MLX gene encoding max-like protein X isoform X3, whose product MTEPGASPDDPWVKVEYAYSDNSLDPDDEDSDYHHESYKESYKDRRRRAHTQAEQKRRDAIKRGYDDLQTIVPTCQQQDFSIGSQKLSKAIVLQKTIDYIQFLHKEKKKQEEEVSMLRKDVTALKIMKVNYEQIVKAHQDNPHEGEDQVSDQVKFNVFQGIMDSLFQSFNASISVASFQELSACVFSWIEEHYAAGDRGWRPAPAEEPAVLTGPGTEPAEEPTTGRSLLLGHRATGLLRLDCAAAHRSAGSRCLVPRCPRVLSGAGVFVL is encoded by the exons ATGACGGAGCCGGGCGCCTCTCCGGACGACCCCTGGGTCAAG GTGGAATATGCCTACAGCGACAACAGCCTGGACCCCG ATGACGAGGACAGCGATTACCACCACGAGTCCTACAAGGAGTCCTACAAGGACCGGCGGCGGCGAGCACATACGCAGGCTGAGCAGAAGAGGAGGGATGCCATCAAG AGAGGCTATGATGACCTTCAGACCATCGTCCCCACCTGCCAGCAGCAGGACTTCTCCATTGGCTCCCAAAAGCTCAGCAAAGCCATCGTTCTACAGAAGA ccaTTGACTACATCCAGTTTTTgcacaaggagaagaaaaagcaggaggaggaggtgTCCATGCTACGCAAGGACGTCACGGCCCTAAAGATCATGAAAGT GAACTACGAGCAGATCGTGAAGGCACACCAGGACAACCCCCATGAGGGGGAGGACCAGGTCTCTGACCAGGTCAAGTTCAATGTGTTTCAAGGCATCATGGACTCCCTGTTCCAGTCCTTCAACGCCTCCATCTCCGTGGCCAGCTTCCAGGAGCTGTCAGCCTGTGTCTTCAGCTGGATCGAGGAGCACT ACGCTGCGGGAGATCGTGGTTGGCGTCCTGCACCAGCTGAAGAACCAGCTGTACTGACCGGTCCTGGAACCGAACCTGCCGAAGAGCCAACGACAGGCCGGAGCCTCCTACTCGGCCACAGAGCCACTGGGCTCCTGAGATTGGACTGCGCCGCTGCGCACAGGTCTGCTGGCTCCCGGTGTTTGGTTCCTCGGTGCCCCCGCGTCCTCAGTGGGGCTGGGGTGTTTGTTTTgtga
- the MLX gene encoding max-like protein X isoform X4, with product MTEPGASPDDPWVKVEYAYSDNSLDPGLFVESTRKGSVVSRANSIGSTSASSVPNTDDEDSDYHHESYKESYKDRRRRAHTQAEQKRRDAIKRGYDDLQTIVPTCQQQDFSIGSQKLSKAIVLQKTIDYIQFLHKEKKKQEEEVSMLRKDVTALKIMKVNYEQIVKAHQDNPHEGEDQVSDQVKFNVFQGIMDSLFQSFNASISVASFQELSACVFSWIEEHCKPQTLREIVVGVLHQLKNQLY from the exons ATGACGGAGCCGGGCGCCTCTCCGGACGACCCCTGGGTCAAG GTGGAATATGCCTACAGCGACAACAGCCTGGACCCCG GGCTTTTTGTAGAAAGTACCCGAAAGGGGAGTGTAGTGTCCAGAGCTAATAGCATCGGTTCCACCAGTGCCTCTTCCGTCCCCAATACAG ATGACGAGGACAGCGATTACCACCACGAGTCCTACAAGGAGTCCTACAAGGACCGGCGGCGGCGAGCACATACGCAGGCTGAGCAGAAGAGGAGGGATGCCATCAAG AGAGGCTATGATGACCTTCAGACCATCGTCCCCACCTGCCAGCAGCAGGACTTCTCCATTGGCTCCCAAAAGCTCAGCAAAGCCATCGTTCTACAGAAGA ccaTTGACTACATCCAGTTTTTgcacaaggagaagaaaaagcaggaggaggaggtgTCCATGCTACGCAAGGACGTCACGGCCCTAAAGATCATGAAAGT GAACTACGAGCAGATCGTGAAGGCACACCAGGACAACCCCCATGAGGGGGAGGACCAGGTCTCTGACCAGGTCAAGTTCAATGTGTTTCAAGGCATCATGGACTCCCTGTTCCAGTCCTTCAACGCCTCCATCTCCGTGGCCAGCTTCCAGGAGCTGTCAGCCTGTGTCTTCAGCTGGATCGAGGAGCACTGTAAGCCTCAG ACGCTGCGGGAGATCGTGGTTGGCGTCCTGCACCAGCTGAAGAACCAGCTGTACTGA
- the MLX gene encoding max-like protein X isoform X1: MTEPGASPDDPWVKVEYAYSDNSLDPGLFVESTRKGSVVSRANSIGSTSASSVPNTDDEDSDYHHESYKESYKDRRRRAHTQAEQKRRDAIKRGYDDLQTIVPTCQQQDFSIGSQKLSKAIVLQKTIDYIQFLHKEKKKQEEEVSMLRKDVTALKIMKVNYEQIVKAHQDNPHEGEDQVSDQVKFNVFQGIMDSLFQSFNASISVASFQELSACVFSWIEEHYAAGDRGWRPAPAEEPAVLTGPGTEPAEEPTTGRSLLLGHRATGLLRLDCAAAHRSAGSRCLVPRCPRVLSGAGVFVL, translated from the exons ATGACGGAGCCGGGCGCCTCTCCGGACGACCCCTGGGTCAAG GTGGAATATGCCTACAGCGACAACAGCCTGGACCCCG GGCTTTTTGTAGAAAGTACCCGAAAGGGGAGTGTAGTGTCCAGAGCTAATAGCATCGGTTCCACCAGTGCCTCTTCCGTCCCCAATACAG ATGACGAGGACAGCGATTACCACCACGAGTCCTACAAGGAGTCCTACAAGGACCGGCGGCGGCGAGCACATACGCAGGCTGAGCAGAAGAGGAGGGATGCCATCAAG AGAGGCTATGATGACCTTCAGACCATCGTCCCCACCTGCCAGCAGCAGGACTTCTCCATTGGCTCCCAAAAGCTCAGCAAAGCCATCGTTCTACAGAAGA ccaTTGACTACATCCAGTTTTTgcacaaggagaagaaaaagcaggaggaggaggtgTCCATGCTACGCAAGGACGTCACGGCCCTAAAGATCATGAAAGT GAACTACGAGCAGATCGTGAAGGCACACCAGGACAACCCCCATGAGGGGGAGGACCAGGTCTCTGACCAGGTCAAGTTCAATGTGTTTCAAGGCATCATGGACTCCCTGTTCCAGTCCTTCAACGCCTCCATCTCCGTGGCCAGCTTCCAGGAGCTGTCAGCCTGTGTCTTCAGCTGGATCGAGGAGCACT ACGCTGCGGGAGATCGTGGTTGGCGTCCTGCACCAGCTGAAGAACCAGCTGTACTGACCGGTCCTGGAACCGAACCTGCCGAAGAGCCAACGACAGGCCGGAGCCTCCTACTCGGCCACAGAGCCACTGGGCTCCTGAGATTGGACTGCGCCGCTGCGCACAGGTCTGCTGGCTCCCGGTGTTTGGTTCCTCGGTGCCCCCGCGTCCTCAGTGGGGCTGGGGTGTTTGTTTTgtga